DNA sequence from the Streptomyces cinnabarinus genome:
TGTCGTCGAAGTCGACGCCGACGGGCAGGTACGCCAGCGGGTCGTGCGCCGAGGTCTGGTCGGTGACGATGTCGACGGGGGCGCCCTCGGCGAGCATCCGCGGCAGCAGCTCCGCCGCGTTGCCGAGCAGGCCGATGGAGAGCGGGCGGCGGGCGTCCCGGGCCTCGACGGCGAGCTGGAGGGCGTGCTCCAGGCTGTCGGCCCGCACATCGAGGTAGCGGTGCTCGATGCGCCGCTCGATGGCGCGCGGGTCGCAGTCGATACAGATCGCGACACCGTCGTTCATGGTCACGGCGAGCGGCTGGGCGCCGCCCATGCCGCCGAGTCCGGCGGTGAGGGTGATCGTCCCGGCAAGGGTGCCGCCGAACTTCTTCGCGGCGACGGCGGCGAAGGTCTCGTAGGTGCCCTGGAGGATGCCCTGGGTGCCGATGTAGATCCAGGAGCCGGCGGTCATCTGGCCGTACATGGTCAGGCCGAGCTGCTCCAGGCGGCGGAACTCCTCCCAGTTCGCCCAGTCGCCGACCAGGTTGGAGTTGGCGATGAGGACGCGCGGGGCCCACTCGTGGGTCTGCATCACGCCGACCGGGCGGCCGGACTGGACCAGCATGGTCTCGTCCTGCTTCAGGGTGCGCAGCGTGCGGACCATGGCGTCGAAGGAGCGCCAGTCGCGGGCCGCCTTGCCGGTGCCGCCGTAGACGACGAGCTTGTCGGGGTGCTCGGCGACCTCGGGGTCGAGGTTGTTCTGGAGCATCCGCAGGGCGGCTTCCTGCTGCCATCCCAGGGCACTCAGTTCCGTACCGCGCGGCGCTCGTACGGGGCGGGGTCCTGACATGGTCTGCCTCCTAGCGGATGGTGCTGCCGGATTGTTGCTGCCGTTATTCACATCCTGACTTCCTGAATAGAGCTAGTCAATACGTGGGTGCGCCAGCGGGACCGCGCCGCGGGTGTTTGTCTGGATACGTGGTCACGGGGAACGACACGACGGGGGATGCGGTGGACAGCGTCAAGGTCGGGCGGACGGACGACGAGGAGCGGGCGGCGCGCCGGGACGAGGCCGTGCGGGCCGCCGTGGAACAGGGGCTGCTGGGGCCGGACTGCCCCATCGTGGGCCTGCTGGACGTCACCGGCATCCGGGAGTCTGCGGCTGCGCTGCGGGCGGCGTTCGACGCGGTCACCGCGCCCGGCACCCCGGTGCTGCACGCCTTCGCGGTCAAGGCGACCCCGCTGGTGCCGGTGCTGCGGCTGCTGCGCGAGGCCGGGATCGGCGCGGAGGTGGCGAGCCCCGGGGAGCTGGCACTGGCGCGGGCGGCGGGGCTGGCGCCGGAGCGTACTGTGCTGGACTCGCCCGCGAAGACGCCCGCCGAGCTGCGGGATGCGCTGGCGCTCGGGATCGCGGTCAACGCCGACAACCCGCAGGAGCTGGACCGTATCGACGCGCTGATGCGGTCCGCGCCGAGCCGCTCGCCGCTCGGCATACGGGTCAACCCGCAGGTGGGCGCGGGTGCCATCGAGGCGCTGTCGACGGCGACGGCCACCTCGAAGTTCGGGGTGGCGCTGCGCGACGAGGGGGCGCGGGAGTGGGTGGTGCGGGCGTATCTGGAGCGGCCGTGGCTGACCCGGCTGCACGCGCACACCGGCTCCCAGGGCGTCCCGCTGTCGCTGATGGCGCGGGGCGTGGCGGAGACGTACGCGCTGGCCGAGGAGATCAACGAACGGCTCGGGCGGCGGCAGATCGGCACCGTCGACATCGGCGGCGGACTGCCGGTGAACTTCTCCTCCGACGCCACCACTCCGACGTACGCGCAGTACGCGCGACTGCTGAGCGAGGCGGTACCGGGGCTGTTCGATGGGCGGTACGGACTGGTCACCGAGTTCGGGCGGTCGCTGCTGGCCAAGCACGGGACGGTGCTGGCGCGGGTGGAGTACACCAAGAGCGCGGGCGGGCGGGCGGTCGCGGTGACGCACGCGGGCGTACAGGTGGCCACGCGGACGGTGTACGCGCCGGCGGCCTGGCCGCTGCGGATCGCCGCGTACGACGCGAAGGGGCGGCCGAAGACGGGGGCCGAGGTGGTGCAGGACGTGGCCGGGCCCGCCTGTTTCGCCGGTGACCTGCTGGCCGAGGCGCGGGCGCTGCCGCGCCTTGAGCAGGGGGATCTGGTGGCGGCGCTGGACACGGGCGCGTACTACTTCGCGCACCACTACGCATACAACTCCCTGGCCCGGCCCGGCATTCACGGCTTCGTGCCGGACGGTTCCGGGGGTGTCGCCTTCGCGACGGTCCGGGCGGCGCAGAGCCTCGACGCGATCGTGGCCGAAGCCGGCGGGGCGCACGCGTCCGCGCTCACCACCCTCCGCGCACCCGGAAACCCTTGACGCACTCCTACGGATCCGCGGTTCAACGGGACCGGAAACATGGTCAGTTGACCCACCCTAGTCATCCGTCGCATGTTCCGCCGGAAAATGCCATATCCCTCACTCCCCGCCCACACGGTGCGTAGTTTCGGCGTCACTCAGCCGAACCCAAGGTGGGAGGGAAGCCAGGGTGCCCGGAATCGACGAGTGTCTGCTGGAGGCCATGCGGCTGCCCGGTGCGCGGGGCGCGGCGCTGGTCGACTGGACCAGCGGACTGGCCCTGGGCACGGTCGGCGAGTCCCCGGGCGGCGATCCGGAGGCGAGCG
Encoded proteins:
- the hutU gene encoding urocanate hydratase translates to MSGPRPVRAPRGTELSALGWQQEAALRMLQNNLDPEVAEHPDKLVVYGGTGKAARDWRSFDAMVRTLRTLKQDETMLVQSGRPVGVMQTHEWAPRVLIANSNLVGDWANWEEFRRLEQLGLTMYGQMTAGSWIYIGTQGILQGTYETFAAVAAKKFGGTLAGTITLTAGLGGMGGAQPLAVTMNDGVAICIDCDPRAIERRIEHRYLDVRADSLEHALQLAVEARDARRPLSIGLLGNAAELLPRMLAEGAPVDIVTDQTSAHDPLAYLPVGVDFDDMASYAAKDPAGFTTRARESMARHVEAMVGFMDAGAEVFDYGNSIRGEAQLAGYDRAFAFPGFVPAYIRPLFCEGKGPFRWAALSGDPADIAKTDKAILDLFPENESLARWIKMAGERVHFQGLPARICWLGYGERDKAGERFNEMVADGTLQAPLAIGRDHLDCGSVASPYRETEAMLDGSDAIADWPLLNAMVNVASGASWVSLHHGGGVGMGRSIHAGQVTVADGTKLGGEKIRRVLTNDPGMGVIRHVDAGYDIAESVADDKGVRVPMREGDDA
- a CDS encoding diaminopimelate decarboxylase, producing MDSVKVGRTDDEERAARRDEAVRAAVEQGLLGPDCPIVGLLDVTGIRESAAALRAAFDAVTAPGTPVLHAFAVKATPLVPVLRLLREAGIGAEVASPGELALARAAGLAPERTVLDSPAKTPAELRDALALGIAVNADNPQELDRIDALMRSAPSRSPLGIRVNPQVGAGAIEALSTATATSKFGVALRDEGAREWVVRAYLERPWLTRLHAHTGSQGVPLSLMARGVAETYALAEEINERLGRRQIGTVDIGGGLPVNFSSDATTPTYAQYARLLSEAVPGLFDGRYGLVTEFGRSLLAKHGTVLARVEYTKSAGGRAVAVTHAGVQVATRTVYAPAAWPLRIAAYDAKGRPKTGAEVVQDVAGPACFAGDLLAEARALPRLEQGDLVAALDTGAYYFAHHYAYNSLARPGIHGFVPDGSGGVAFATVRAAQSLDAIVAEAGGAHASALTTLRAPGNP